In Clostridium sp. DL-VIII, the following proteins share a genomic window:
- a CDS encoding MerR family transcriptional regulator: protein MTIAEVSKKFDLSQDTLRYYERIGLIPNVNRNKSGIRDYTEKDCRWVEFIKCMRTAGIPIEVLIEYVTLLQQGNETIEARKELLKEQRAQLAQKMEEMKKTLDRLDYKIERYKKGIVTKLL from the coding sequence ATGACGATTGCGGAAGTAAGCAAAAAATTTGATCTTTCACAGGATACACTTCGCTATTATGAACGTATCGGACTAATTCCTAATGTTAACCGTAATAAAAGTGGAATTAGAGACTATACTGAAAAAGACTGCAGATGGGTTGAATTTATTAAATGTATGAGAACAGCAGGTATTCCTATTGAAGTATTAATAGAATATGTTACGCTGCTTCAACAAGGAAATGAAACTATTGAAGCAAGAAAAGAGCTATTAAAAGAACAACGCGCACAGTTAGCTCAAAAAATGGAAGAAATGAAAAAAACCTTAGATCGCTTGGATTATAAAATAGAAAGATATAAAAAAGGAATAGTTACAAAATTATTATAA